One genomic window of Nitrosomonas sp. Is35 includes the following:
- the hisI gene encoding phosphoribosyl-AMP cyclohydrolase, whose protein sequence is MPPDTWLSKINWSEDGLIPVIAQEADSGKILMVAWMNREALKLTVEKREAVYWSRSRKKLWHKGEESGHTQKVKEIYLDCDQDVLLLTVEQTGGIACHTGRHSCFFQKLEGTEWVTVAPIIKDPDEIYTQ, encoded by the coding sequence ATGCCTCCTGATACTTGGCTTAGCAAAATCAACTGGTCGGAAGACGGACTGATACCGGTCATCGCTCAAGAAGCGGATAGCGGAAAAATCCTCATGGTTGCCTGGATGAATCGCGAAGCACTCAAGCTAACAGTCGAAAAACGTGAAGCCGTATACTGGTCACGTTCGCGTAAGAAACTGTGGCACAAGGGCGAAGAATCCGGGCACACGCAAAAAGTAAAAGAAATTTATTTGGATTGCGACCAAGACGTATTGCTGCTCACGGTCGAGCAAACCGGCGGAATCGCCTGTCATACCGGGCGGCACAGCTGTTTCTTCCAGAAACTGGAAGGTACTGAATGGGTTACCGTAGCCCCCATTATCAAAGATCCGGACGAAATTTACACCCAATGA
- a CDS encoding phosphoribosyl-ATP diphosphatase produces MTDTTILRRLAETIEARKSADANSSYVAKLLHGGQDKILKKIAEESAETLMASKDGNTDQVIYETADLWFHCLILLAHHGLTPDDVLRELERREGVSGIVEKASRKPD; encoded by the coding sequence ATGACCGATACCACCATTCTTCGCCGCCTCGCGGAAACCATAGAAGCACGCAAATCAGCCGATGCAAACAGCTCATACGTCGCCAAACTGTTGCATGGCGGACAGGACAAGATACTCAAGAAAATCGCGGAAGAGTCTGCCGAAACCTTGATGGCGTCCAAAGATGGCAATACCGACCAGGTGATTTATGAAACCGCCGATTTATGGTTTCACTGCCTGATATTGCTCGCGCACCACGGACTGACGCCGGACGATGTGTTGCGAGAGCTGGAAAGACGCGAAGGCGTTTCCGGCATCGTAGAAAAAGCCTCTCGAAAACCGGATTAG
- a CDS encoding histidine triad nucleotide-binding protein: MDNCIFCKIARKEIPSNAVYEDDDILAFHDINPAAPVHFLLIPKLHIDSLADVQDNHQDLLGKMLLLAPKLAKAQGCEDGFRTIINTGRAGGQEVFHIHFHIIGGRERLPGMIHHG; the protein is encoded by the coding sequence ATGGATAACTGTATATTCTGCAAAATCGCACGCAAAGAAATCCCATCCAATGCAGTTTACGAAGATGATGATATTCTCGCGTTTCACGATATCAATCCGGCCGCGCCGGTGCATTTCTTGCTGATCCCCAAGCTGCACATCGATTCACTCGCTGACGTGCAAGATAATCATCAGGATTTACTGGGGAAAATGCTATTATTAGCGCCTAAACTGGCGAAAGCGCAAGGCTGCGAAGATGGTTTCCGCACGATCATCAATACCGGGCGGGCAGGCGGACAAGAGGTATTTCATATCCATTTCCACATCATCGGCGGCCGGGAACGTCTGCCTGGGATGATTCACCACGGCTAG
- the tatB gene encoding Sec-independent protein translocase protein TatB, giving the protein MFDISFMELLVISIVALIVIGPERLPAVARTVGHLYGRCRNFVYAIRTDIHNEMRMEELKKMQSSVQETVQSIEDSVHEGVDRLKTTMTDAKPEDSPPSGSLPPQSGQEPQATISGNDETAQYGSCQERK; this is encoded by the coding sequence ATGTTTGATATCAGTTTTATGGAGTTGCTGGTTATCTCGATCGTAGCACTGATCGTAATCGGGCCTGAACGCCTGCCCGCCGTGGCGCGCACTGTAGGTCATCTGTATGGGCGCTGCCGCAACTTTGTTTATGCCATCCGAACCGATATCCATAACGAAATGCGCATGGAGGAGCTGAAAAAAATGCAGTCCTCGGTGCAAGAAACGGTGCAATCGATTGAAGACTCGGTACACGAAGGCGTTGATCGCTTGAAAACCACGATGACCGATGCAAAACCCGAAGACAGCCCGCCTTCCGGCTCGTTGCCGCCACAATCCGGTCAAGAACCGCAAGCAACGATCTCCGGTAACGATGAAACCGCACAGTATGGCTCCTGTCAGGAAAGAAAGTAG
- the tatC gene encoding twin-arginine translocase subunit TatC → MLEGSFLSHLVELRVRMIRILAVLMLGFLPCAFYARELYTLLAQPLLEKLPQGGQMIATDVATPFFVPMQVAMMMAFVITLPHTLYQIWAFVAPGLYSHEKRLALPLVFGSSLLFFCGMSFAYFAALPLVFEFITYFAPEGVAVMTDISKYLSFVLSMFIAFGVTFEVPVFVIILVRTGVITIEKLKEIRPYVIVGAFIIAAIFTPPDVVSQFMLAVPLCLLYELGIFIAALMIKKQQQEDATDITPAKQDASAQKDIPEKTD, encoded by the coding sequence ATGCTTGAAGGCTCATTCCTGTCGCATTTAGTGGAATTGCGCGTCCGGATGATCCGCATCCTGGCTGTGCTCATGCTTGGATTCCTGCCCTGCGCTTTCTATGCGCGCGAACTGTATACCTTGCTGGCGCAACCGCTGCTGGAGAAACTGCCGCAAGGCGGACAAATGATCGCCACCGATGTCGCGACACCCTTCTTTGTGCCGATGCAGGTTGCGATGATGATGGCTTTTGTCATTACATTGCCGCACACGCTATATCAAATTTGGGCTTTCGTCGCACCCGGGCTTTATTCACATGAAAAACGCCTTGCCCTGCCGCTGGTCTTCGGCAGCAGCCTGCTGTTCTTTTGCGGCATGTCGTTCGCTTACTTTGCCGCATTGCCGCTGGTATTTGAATTCATTACCTATTTTGCACCGGAAGGTGTCGCGGTAATGACCGATATTAGCAAGTACTTAAGCTTTGTTTTATCAATGTTTATCGCTTTCGGGGTCACTTTTGAAGTACCGGTATTTGTCATCATATTGGTCAGAACAGGTGTCATCACCATCGAGAAACTCAAGGAAATACGCCCGTATGTGATTGTCGGCGCATTCATCATCGCCGCCATTTTCACCCCGCCCGATGTGGTTTCGCAGTTTATGCTGGCGGTACCTTTATGCCTTCTGTACGAACTCGGTATCTTCATCGCCGCATTGATGATCAAAAAACAGCAGCAAGAAGATGCAACAGATATAACACCTGCCAAGCAGGATGCTTCAGCACAAAAAGATATACCAGAAAAAACCGACTGA
- a CDS encoding heavy metal translocating P-type ATPase — protein sequence MNSPPLKHIELPIEGMTCAACAARIEKNLNKLPGVEAAVNFANEKAQVNYDENQANADVLIKAIEKAGFHIAPRTVQLQLHKMTCAACAGHIEKALNQLPGVTATVNVATETARVSFMPGMMTADRLIEAVVNAGYDATEISESSHAEEKARRLAAYQAELRLFWISAALTLPLVLQMGAMFTGHDMDMLPRWLQWLLATPVQFWIGRRFYTGAWHSLRGGGANMDVLVALGTSMAYFFSAAVTAFALDQHVYFEASAAIITLVLLGKLMEARAKGKTSAAIEALIRLQPKTARIERNGEILEVLASSLQVNDIFIVRPGENLPVDGVVVEGSSNVNESMLTGESFPVSKQAGAKVFAATLNQQGLLKCRATSVGAHTQLAAIIHLVEEAQGSKAPIQRMADTISGIFVPVVVIISVLTLGITWWLTHEFVTALINAVAVLVIACPCALGLATPTAIMVGTGRGAQAGVLVKNAAALEHAEKIQTLIVDKTGTLTEGQPEVTDIVPAGSLHAQDLLLIAASLEQGSEHPLARAVLDRAQKQQLSLHAIEDFSAIAGSGITARMNGIQYLLGSPKFLTQHGVAVDEQQITALQAEGKTAIGVASTAGDISQLLGYLAIADRLRDTSIKAIKQLQSMGIEVIMLTGDNAVTAAAIAKRTGITQYRAEVLPQDKAAEVLTMKNSGQFTAMVGDGINDAPALAAADVSFAIGAGSDVAIQAADITLIRNDLMSVADAISLSRATLKKIRQNLFFAFVYNILGIPLAAMGMLNPVIAGAAMAMSSVSVVSNSLLLKRWQANH from the coding sequence GTGAACTCTCCGCCCCTCAAACACATTGAACTACCCATCGAAGGCATGACCTGTGCCGCCTGTGCCGCGCGCATCGAGAAGAATCTGAACAAATTGCCGGGTGTCGAAGCGGCCGTCAATTTCGCCAACGAAAAAGCTCAGGTGAACTATGACGAGAATCAGGCAAATGCGGATGTGTTGATTAAGGCCATCGAGAAAGCCGGTTTTCACATTGCACCGCGCACGGTACAACTACAACTGCACAAAATGACCTGCGCCGCCTGTGCCGGACACATCGAAAAAGCCTTGAATCAATTGCCCGGTGTCACCGCCACAGTCAATGTAGCCACTGAAACAGCCAGGGTCAGTTTCATGCCGGGCATGATGACTGCCGATCGTTTGATCGAAGCGGTCGTCAATGCGGGATATGACGCCACTGAAATCAGCGAATCCAGTCATGCCGAGGAAAAAGCGCGGCGGCTTGCCGCCTACCAGGCCGAATTGCGGTTATTCTGGATTTCAGCGGCCCTTACCTTACCGCTGGTGCTGCAAATGGGCGCCATGTTCACCGGTCACGACATGGACATGCTGCCGCGCTGGCTGCAATGGCTCTTGGCCACACCGGTGCAATTCTGGATCGGCCGCCGCTTCTATACCGGCGCGTGGCATTCTCTGCGAGGCGGTGGCGCCAATATGGATGTACTGGTGGCCTTGGGCACCAGTATGGCGTATTTCTTCAGCGCTGCGGTCACCGCCTTTGCATTGGATCAGCATGTTTATTTTGAAGCCAGCGCCGCCATCATCACCCTCGTGTTGCTCGGCAAATTGATGGAAGCACGCGCCAAAGGAAAAACTTCCGCGGCGATCGAAGCTTTGATCAGACTGCAACCCAAAACAGCCCGCATCGAACGCAATGGCGAGATTCTCGAAGTACTGGCCAGCAGCCTGCAAGTCAACGATATTTTTATCGTGCGCCCGGGTGAAAATTTGCCGGTCGATGGTGTCGTCGTTGAAGGCTCATCCAACGTCAACGAATCCATGCTGACCGGTGAAAGCTTCCCCGTCAGCAAGCAAGCCGGTGCAAAAGTGTTTGCTGCCACGCTGAATCAACAAGGTTTGCTCAAATGCCGCGCCACCAGCGTGGGTGCGCATACGCAGCTGGCCGCGATTATCCATCTGGTCGAGGAAGCGCAAGGTTCGAAAGCGCCCATTCAACGCATGGCGGATACAATTTCGGGAATTTTCGTTCCGGTCGTCGTGATCATCAGCGTCCTGACGCTGGGGATCACCTGGTGGCTCACGCACGAATTTGTTACCGCACTGATCAACGCCGTTGCCGTACTGGTCATCGCTTGTCCGTGCGCATTGGGACTCGCCACGCCGACCGCCATCATGGTCGGCACCGGACGCGGCGCGCAGGCCGGGGTGCTGGTGAAAAATGCAGCCGCCTTGGAACACGCCGAAAAAATTCAAACGCTGATTGTTGACAAAACCGGCACATTGACGGAAGGTCAACCGGAGGTCACCGATATTGTTCCGGCTGGATCATTGCATGCGCAAGACTTGCTGCTCATTGCGGCTTCCCTGGAACAAGGATCCGAACACCCGCTGGCGCGGGCGGTTCTGGATCGCGCGCAGAAACAACAGCTATCGCTGCACGCCATTGAAGATTTTTCGGCCATTGCCGGCAGCGGTATCACTGCTCGCATGAATGGCATCCAGTACCTGCTCGGTTCGCCCAAATTTTTGACACAGCACGGTGTCGCTGTGGATGAGCAACAAATTACGGCGTTGCAAGCGGAAGGAAAAACCGCTATCGGTGTGGCATCCACAGCTGGCGATATATCTCAGCTGCTCGGCTATCTAGCCATTGCGGATCGCCTGCGGGATACATCCATTAAAGCAATCAAACAACTGCAATCGATGGGTATTGAAGTGATCATGCTGACCGGCGATAACGCCGTGACCGCTGCGGCTATTGCCAAACGTACCGGCATTACGCAATACCGTGCCGAAGTTTTGCCGCAGGATAAAGCGGCTGAAGTGTTAACAATGAAAAACAGCGGACAGTTTACCGCGATGGTGGGTGACGGTATCAACGATGCACCCGCCCTGGCTGCTGCGGATGTCAGTTTCGCCATCGGCGCCGGTTCCGATGTCGCGATTCAAGCGGCCGATATCACTCTAATACGCAATGATCTGATGAGCGTCGCCGATGCCATTTCCTTATCGCGCGCCACGCTCAAGAAAATCCGCCAGAATTTGTTCTTTGCTTTTGTCTACAATATCCTGGGCATCCCGTTGGCGGCAATGGGCATGCTCAATCCGGTCATCGCCGGCGCCGCCATGGCCATGAGCTCGGTATCCGTTGTCAGTAATTCATTGTTATTAAAACGCTGGCAAGCCAATCATTAA
- a CDS encoding heavy-metal-associated domain-containing protein: MQTATIKIKGMTCMGCVNSIKNVLKNVPGIAQLEVTLDPAQAIVQFNPENTSLNQLKETIIDAGFDVVD, translated from the coding sequence ATGCAAACCGCCACTATTAAAATAAAAGGCATGACCTGTATGGGCTGTGTCAATAGCATCAAAAATGTCCTCAAGAATGTGCCGGGAATCGCTCAATTGGAAGTTACGCTTGATCCGGCGCAAGCCATCGTTCAATTCAATCCCGAAAACACCAGCCTGAATCAACTCAAAGAAACGATCATTGATGCCGGATTTGACGTCGTGGATTAA
- a CDS encoding putative bifunctional diguanylate cyclase/phosphodiesterase, which produces MYPANNAGTFPLSHPVTANTAMTHKQVINDAAQKILSFVDLIIIVTDEEGIILEANHSACELFCYTAEELTGMPVHLLLPPRYRERHVDALRQFVLGSETQRRMGQRDSVIGYRKDGTLIELDAGIAKFHSGGQWILVVSMTDITQRKHQVQELIRQSTHDALTGLPNRKLIHERLNNALQRSLRKKLNVALLFIDLDGFKLINDTYGHITGDEVLKIIADRLLIQIRPDDTVGRLSGDEFIVLCEQVEKPELIANLATRINDALKENITCQDMSLSVTASIGIIIGHGQQYSADEMMRSADTAMYEMKQKGRGGWQFFNDQLQKQAHQKNSIGQGLRRALEHNELTAVYQPIITPDTEQIVGAELLLRWNLNGKSISPEIFIPVAEMTGMVFSIGDWVFREGCKAQADWQRRWGDQAPYVSINLSARQLNHKQLLNNFSAILQETGANPAKIVVELTEAALMPDVESNLAVFHRLADLGLQIAIDEFGTGYSSLAQLIQLPINLLKISKSFVDDLESQHEKQVLIRTVIGLGHSLGLKLIVEGVETEAQLAELKQYGCDFIQGYFFYLPMHEQDFIRAMNHQASKGVKI; this is translated from the coding sequence ATGTATCCCGCAAATAACGCCGGAACATTCCCGCTATCCCATCCAGTCACGGCGAATACGGCCATGACACACAAACAAGTCATCAATGATGCAGCACAAAAGATTCTGTCTTTCGTCGATCTGATTATTATTGTCACTGACGAAGAAGGCATCATTCTCGAAGCTAATCACAGTGCTTGCGAATTATTTTGCTATACCGCGGAAGAATTAACCGGCATGCCGGTACATCTCCTGTTGCCGCCGCGTTACCGCGAACGGCATGTTGATGCACTGAGACAATTTGTCCTCGGCAGCGAAACACAGCGCCGCATGGGTCAACGCGATTCAGTCATCGGCTATCGCAAGGATGGCACGCTGATTGAGCTCGATGCGGGAATCGCCAAATTCCATAGCGGCGGCCAATGGATATTGGTGGTCAGCATGACCGATATCACACAGCGTAAGCACCAAGTGCAGGAATTAATCCGGCAGTCGACACACGACGCATTGACCGGTTTACCCAACCGCAAATTGATTCATGAACGGCTGAATAACGCACTGCAGCGTTCCCTGCGAAAAAAACTGAATGTCGCGTTACTGTTTATTGATCTGGATGGTTTCAAGCTGATTAATGATACCTACGGTCACATAACCGGCGACGAGGTATTAAAAATAATCGCTGATCGTCTGCTGATTCAAATCCGCCCTGACGATACCGTGGGCAGACTATCCGGCGATGAGTTCATCGTATTATGCGAGCAAGTTGAAAAACCGGAGTTAATTGCAAATTTAGCAACGCGCATTAATGATGCTTTGAAGGAAAACATCACCTGCCAGGATATGAGTCTATCGGTAACGGCAAGTATCGGCATTATTATCGGTCATGGCCAGCAGTACTCAGCGGACGAAATGATGCGCTCGGCAGACACGGCCATGTACGAGATGAAACAAAAAGGCAGGGGTGGATGGCAATTCTTTAATGATCAGCTACAGAAACAAGCGCATCAGAAAAATTCAATCGGCCAAGGATTGCGGCGAGCACTAGAACACAACGAGCTTACGGCAGTTTATCAGCCGATCATTACACCAGATACCGAGCAAATCGTCGGCGCAGAATTACTGCTGCGCTGGAATTTGAATGGAAAATCCATATCGCCGGAAATCTTCATTCCGGTTGCGGAAATGACCGGAATGGTTTTTTCCATCGGTGACTGGGTTTTTCGAGAAGGTTGCAAAGCGCAGGCGGATTGGCAACGGCGTTGGGGGGATCAAGCACCCTACGTATCCATCAATTTATCAGCCCGGCAGCTCAACCATAAGCAATTACTCAATAATTTTTCGGCAATCCTGCAAGAAACAGGCGCCAATCCGGCTAAGATTGTGGTTGAGTTAACAGAGGCTGCGCTAATGCCGGATGTTGAATCGAATCTAGCAGTCTTTCATCGGCTGGCAGATCTCGGTTTACAAATTGCCATTGATGAATTTGGCACCGGCTATTCTTCGTTAGCGCAATTGATTCAGCTACCCATCAACTTATTAAAAATCAGCAAGTCGTTCGTTGACGATTTGGAAAGCCAGCATGAAAAACAAGTGCTGATTCGCACAGTTATCGGATTGGGGCATTCTTTAGGATTAAAACTGATTGTGGAGGGTGTTGAAACCGAAGCTCAACTAGCGGAGCTGAAACAGTATGGCTGCGATTTTATACAGGGTTATTTCTTTTATCTACCCATGCATGAGCAGGATTTCATTCGAGCAATGAACCATCAAGCTTCCAAAGGGGTAAAGATCTGA
- a CDS encoding carotenoid 1,2-hydratase → MKQNNWSGASAVIALVLLFLALLGTGALAESDRLKPVTPGYKLIFPQDYGAHQDFRIEWWYITGWLETEDKKPLGFQVTFFRYATDQNHDNPSQFAAKYLIIAHLALSDPAAGKLMHEEKSLREGFNLAYAKEGNTDVRLDDWTLVREEDGHYQVEMQGSDIGLRLALTPTQMAMLQDQNGFSRKGPKPEQASYYYSEPHLSVTGTVFRDNKPVTVSGRAWLDHEWSTAYLDPEADGWDWTGANLDDGSALMAFQIRRKGGGKVWAYAALRDASGRMRLFEPEEVEFTPIRTWQSPHTEAVYPVAMHIRTAEIEWRLTPLLDDQELDSRQSTGSVYWEGAVTLTKDNQPAGKGYLELTGYVKPLAL, encoded by the coding sequence ATGAAGCAAAACAACTGGAGCGGTGCAAGCGCTGTGATCGCCTTGGTGCTGCTGTTTCTCGCTTTACTGGGAACAGGGGCGCTGGCTGAATCGGACCGGTTAAAGCCGGTCACACCCGGTTATAAACTTATTTTTCCGCAGGATTACGGCGCGCACCAGGATTTTCGCATCGAATGGTGGTACATCACTGGCTGGCTGGAGACTGAAGATAAGAAGCCATTGGGGTTCCAGGTTACTTTTTTCCGTTATGCAACCGATCAGAATCACGATAATCCCAGCCAGTTCGCGGCGAAGTATCTGATCATCGCGCACTTGGCGTTATCCGATCCCGCCGCAGGTAAGCTGATGCACGAAGAAAAGTCGTTGCGGGAAGGTTTCAATCTGGCTTATGCCAAAGAAGGTAATACCGATGTGAGACTGGATGATTGGACGCTGGTACGCGAGGAAGATGGGCATTATCAGGTGGAAATGCAAGGCAGCGATATCGGTTTGCGCTTAGCACTGACCCCAACACAAATGGCGATGCTGCAAGATCAAAACGGTTTTTCGCGCAAGGGTCCGAAACCGGAACAGGCGAGCTATTATTACAGCGAACCGCATTTAAGCGTGACCGGCACGGTCTTCCGGGATAACAAGCCGGTTACGGTGAGTGGCCGTGCCTGGCTGGATCATGAGTGGTCAACCGCTTATCTGGATCCCGAAGCGGATGGCTGGGATTGGACGGGTGCTAATCTGGACGATGGTTCAGCGTTGATGGCTTTTCAAATACGCCGCAAAGGCGGGGGTAAAGTATGGGCGTATGCGGCATTGCGCGACGCATCCGGTAGGATGAGATTGTTTGAGCCGGAAGAAGTGGAATTCACCCCGATCCGCACTTGGCAATCGCCGCATACGGAGGCGGTTTATCCGGTTGCGATGCATATCCGTACCGCTGAGATTGAGTGGCGGCTTACGCCTTTGCTGGATGACCAGGAGCTGGATTCGCGTCAATCCACTGGTTCGGTTTACTGGGAGGGCGCGGTGACGCTGACTAAGGACAATCAGCCCGCCGGAAAGGGTTATCTTGAGTTAACCGGTTACGTGAAACCTTTAGCATTATGA
- a CDS encoding FtsX-like permease family protein — protein MNTATLSRWLLLGEWRAHWVQMIVALIAIAIGVAMAFSIHLINTAAFNEFSAASKSLSGQSDLQVRGRKAFFDEALYPVLARHDGVAVANPVLEFDVAIPGKQQNRNDHKLKIIGIDMFRAMRISPDLLGLVEEGKTLDRLADDAIFLSPAAMEWLQVEQGDALQLNAGLQAVTLRVAGGLVRARAGQRIAVMDIGAAQWRFQQLGVLSRIELKLRDGVNHAAFKAKLAEELGEAYWVTEAADQEKRIANMSRAYRINLNMLALVALFTGTFLVFSTQALSVIRRRQQFALLRVLGFTRQQLLRQIMTEGGILGVSGSLLGLALGYAVAVLAIRLLGGDLGTDFFPGVKPGIHFDTWDAGIFFAVGLGVTMLGSIIPALEAARAKPALALRSGSEDTAMAKLSPPWFALICLSVATLFTQLPPVFELPVFGYLAIVLLLIGGIALMPRLTAGFFSAVLTKWQRHRSGAVSTLALARLANAPNQAAIALGGILASFSLMVAMAIMVTSFRISIDNWLGRVLPADLYVRAAASGDLQTDAQKAIAGLPGFDRVDFFRTQQLTLDVNRPEITLFARPVDKADARNTLPLTDDMIASEALPENVMPVWVSEAMVDLYGYRVGEKVTLPIGAKSSEFLVAGVWRDYGRQFGAIQMQLADYQAITGDLGVNTVALWLQPGASPDAATAGLRQLPFGAALEISRSSDMRALSLEIFDRSFAVTYLLELVAVVIGLLGVAASFSAQTLARVKEFGMLRHIGVMRRQILVMLAAEGSLLTALGMVLGFLLGWSISLILVFIVNPQSFHWTMQLHLPWNWLALIALIMLVAAALTALLAGRRAVSGEVIRAVREDW, from the coding sequence ATGAACACGGCGACGTTATCGCGCTGGCTATTGCTCGGTGAGTGGCGCGCGCATTGGGTGCAAATGATCGTGGCGCTGATCGCCATCGCGATCGGCGTGGCCATGGCGTTTTCCATTCATCTGATCAATACCGCGGCGTTCAATGAATTTTCCGCGGCCAGCAAAAGTTTGTCCGGGCAATCGGATCTACAGGTGCGCGGGCGCAAAGCGTTCTTTGACGAAGCGCTATACCCTGTGCTGGCGCGGCATGACGGTGTCGCAGTGGCGAATCCGGTGTTGGAATTCGATGTGGCGATACCCGGTAAGCAGCAAAACAGAAACGATCACAAACTGAAAATCATCGGCATCGACATGTTCCGGGCGATGCGGATTTCACCCGATCTGCTCGGATTGGTTGAAGAAGGGAAAACGCTGGACCGGTTGGCGGACGATGCGATTTTTCTTTCACCTGCGGCAATGGAATGGTTACAGGTTGAACAAGGCGATGCGCTGCAATTGAATGCCGGATTGCAAGCCGTTACGTTGCGTGTGGCGGGCGGTTTGGTGCGCGCCAGAGCGGGGCAGCGTATTGCGGTGATGGATATCGGCGCGGCGCAGTGGCGCTTTCAGCAGCTTGGCGTGTTGTCGCGCATCGAACTGAAACTGCGCGATGGTGTCAATCACGCGGCGTTTAAAGCCAAACTGGCTGAAGAATTGGGCGAAGCGTATTGGGTGACCGAAGCGGCCGATCAGGAAAAGCGGATTGCCAATATGTCGCGCGCCTACCGCATTAATTTGAACATGCTGGCGCTGGTGGCGCTGTTTACCGGCACCTTCCTGGTTTTTTCCACACAAGCATTGTCGGTCATCCGGCGTCGTCAGCAATTCGCGTTGCTGCGCGTGCTGGGTTTTACACGGCAGCAATTGCTGCGGCAGATCATGACCGAAGGCGGGATTCTGGGGGTGAGCGGTTCGTTGCTGGGATTGGCGCTGGGTTATGCGGTTGCGGTGCTGGCGATCCGTTTGCTGGGCGGCGATTTGGGCACTGATTTCTTTCCGGGTGTCAAACCGGGCATTCATTTCGATACCTGGGATGCCGGGATATTTTTTGCAGTGGGCTTGGGCGTGACGATGCTGGGGAGCATCATCCCGGCATTGGAAGCGGCACGGGCCAAACCGGCATTGGCATTGCGCTCCGGCAGTGAAGATACGGCAATGGCGAAATTATCCCCGCCGTGGTTTGCGCTGATTTGTTTGTCGGTTGCGACATTGTTTACGCAATTGCCACCGGTTTTCGAGCTGCCTGTTTTCGGTTATCTGGCCATTGTATTGCTGCTGATCGGCGGCATTGCATTAATGCCGCGTTTGACTGCAGGGTTCTTTTCAGCAGTGCTGACCAAATGGCAGCGTCATCGCAGCGGCGCTGTGTCTACGCTGGCATTGGCGCGTCTGGCGAATGCGCCGAATCAGGCGGCCATCGCGCTAGGCGGTATCCTGGCCAGTTTCAGCCTGATGGTCGCGATGGCGATCATGGTGACGAGTTTCCGTATCTCAATCGATAATTGGCTGGGGCGCGTGCTACCGGCCGATTTATATGTGCGTGCCGCAGCCAGCGGCGATCTGCAAACGGATGCGCAGAAGGCGATTGCCGGGTTGCCCGGTTTCGACCGGGTGGATTTTTTCCGTACCCAGCAATTGACGCTCGATGTCAACCGGCCGGAAATCACGCTGTTCGCCCGTCCTGTCGATAAAGCGGATGCGCGTAATACATTGCCGTTGACGGACGATATGATCGCTTCGGAAGCGTTGCCGGAAAATGTCATGCCGGTCTGGGTGTCCGAGGCGATGGTCGACCTATACGGTTACCGGGTAGGGGAGAAAGTCACATTGCCGATTGGTGCAAAGTCCAGCGAATTTTTGGTTGCCGGAGTATGGCGCGACTATGGCCGTCAATTTGGCGCAATTCAGATGCAATTGGCGGATTATCAAGCTATAACCGGCGATTTAGGTGTCAATACCGTGGCCCTATGGCTGCAACCGGGGGCAAGCCCGGATGCGGCTACTGCCGGATTGCGTCAATTGCCGTTCGGTGCCGCGCTGGAGATATCGAGATCGAGCGATATGCGCGCGTTAAGCCTGGAAATTTTTGACCGCAGTTTTGCGGTGACGTATTTGCTGGAACTGGTCGCGGTGGTGATCGGTTTGCTTGGCGTGGCGGCGAGTTTTTCCGCACAGACATTGGCGCGTGTCAAGGAATTCGGCATGCTGCGGCATATCGGCGTGATGCGCCGGCAGATTCTGGTGATGTTGGCGGCGGAAGGCAGTTTATTGACCGCGCTTGGCATGGTGCTGGGTTTTCTATTGGGGTGGAGCATCAGCCTGATTCTGGTTTTTATCGTCAATCCGCAATCGTTCCATTGGACCATGCAGCTGCATCTGCCATGGAATTGGCTTGCGCTGATTGCGCTGATCATGCTGGTTGCAGCGGCATTGACGGCATTGCTGGCCGGGCGGCGGGCGGTTTCCGGTGAAGTGATACGTGCGGTGCGGGAGGATTGGTAA